One window of Flavobacteriales bacterium genomic DNA carries:
- a CDS encoding TAT-variant-translocated molybdopterin oxidoreductase, which yields MSSTKRYWQDLSETDPAHVPATGTNEFNEPMPLDQVLADGSITGSTTSRRDFLKFLGFSVGAATLAACETPVIKSIPYVNKPEEITPGVANWYASTYYDGEDFASVLVKTREGRPIHVQGNPRFGINRDPKVGKGTINARVNSSVLGLYDSERLPGPMEVKGGNFAQQPWSDADKAIGGELEKASAAGKRIVILTNTVISPSTKSAIDVFKAKHNLRLNSSDAEMTVNVGGAVDHVQYDAVSYAGIASANLKSFGKWAFPTYDLSKADVVVGVGADFLSNWGSTNENVWQYAQRRKPESATKDLPMSRHWQFEARMSLTGANADQRTAVRNSMLPLVVMGLHDAIAVQTGGTTVSALKVDAHADAAIAQCAKELLAAKGKSVVMCGVNDEGTQVLVNSINSMLSNYGSTIDIHNASPFFQGNDAVMAQLVKDMNAGTVGAILIAGTNPAYTLPNAEEFKAGLKKTGLTVSFSSHADETASLCNWITPDHHWLESWNDQVPTSGHYALTQPTIRPLFDTRQWGQSLLAWSGVDTDWHSFVQNVCKDTLPAGGGTLNSWDQSVHDGVYAGTISETAEPTVFSADVAQAAGKVREITKQTGDWEVELYTSEALGSGLHASNPWLQELPDPITKATWDNYVCIAPEDLSELTGKTFKELYIGQESPAQVLKVTVNGIAMELPAIMSPGQAPKTLAVALGYGRGANGERVGRAACMRNADGSPAPVGKNAYPWTSLLDNTVRYSAPASVETTGGTYAIALTQTQMTGMDRESIVKETTYTVWALNEPRETYNELETLAVHEDVNNDGKVDAQDRVPATSIDLWADHPIAEVGHRWGMSIDLNSCIGCGACITACNSENNISVVGKDEVRRSREMHWLRIDRYYSSDTHTDTEGLSWAGRLSEMERPSEQPSVIFMPVMCQHCNHAPCETVCPVVATTHSEEGLNMMTYNRCIGTRYCANNCPYKVRRFNWFNYVTEQFGDVNPAWDDLGRMVLNPDVVVRGRGVMEKCSLCVQRIQNGKLEAKKQSRPVKDGDIETACSAACGTGAIIFGDLNDSGSQVRAGRDNARGYQMLEELGVQPNVTYLVKVRNIEEKDEHHKA from the coding sequence ATGTCGAGCACGAAACGATATTGGCAGGACCTTTCCGAAACGGACCCTGCACACGTACCGGCCACCGGGACCAACGAGTTCAATGAACCCATGCCCCTGGACCAGGTGCTTGCCGATGGCAGCATCACCGGCTCCACCACCAGCCGCCGCGATTTCCTGAAATTCCTGGGCTTCTCCGTGGGCGCCGCGACCCTGGCCGCATGCGAGACCCCGGTGATCAAGAGCATTCCGTATGTGAACAAGCCCGAGGAGATCACTCCCGGGGTGGCCAACTGGTATGCCAGCACCTATTATGACGGGGAGGACTTCGCCAGCGTGCTGGTGAAGACCCGTGAAGGGCGCCCCATCCACGTCCAAGGGAACCCCCGCTTCGGTATCAATCGGGACCCGAAGGTCGGCAAGGGCACCATCAATGCACGGGTGAACAGCAGCGTACTGGGCCTGTATGACAGCGAGCGCCTGCCCGGCCCCATGGAGGTGAAGGGCGGCAACTTCGCGCAGCAACCATGGTCCGATGCGGACAAGGCCATCGGCGGTGAGCTGGAAAAGGCAAGCGCCGCAGGCAAGCGCATCGTGATCCTCACCAACACGGTGATCAGCCCCAGCACCAAGTCGGCCATCGATGTATTCAAGGCCAAGCACAACCTGCGCCTTAACAGCAGCGATGCTGAAATGACCGTGAACGTGGGCGGCGCTGTGGACCATGTACAGTACGACGCCGTGAGCTACGCCGGCATCGCTAGCGCCAACCTCAAAAGCTTCGGCAAATGGGCCTTCCCGACCTACGACCTCTCCAAAGCTGATGTGGTGGTGGGCGTGGGTGCGGACTTTCTCAGCAATTGGGGGAGCACCAACGAGAACGTATGGCAATATGCCCAGCGCCGCAAGCCTGAAAGTGCCACGAAGGACCTGCCCATGAGCCGCCACTGGCAGTTCGAGGCGCGCATGAGCCTTACGGGAGCCAACGCGGACCAGCGCACCGCCGTGCGCAACAGCATGCTTCCCCTCGTTGTCATGGGGCTGCACGATGCGATCGCCGTTCAAACGGGAGGGACCACGGTCTCCGCCCTGAAGGTGGACGCACACGCCGATGCCGCCATTGCCCAATGCGCCAAGGAGCTGCTCGCAGCCAAAGGCAAGAGCGTAGTGATGTGCGGCGTCAACGATGAAGGCACGCAGGTACTGGTGAACAGCATCAACAGCATGCTGAGCAACTACGGCAGCACCATCGACATCCACAACGCTTCGCCCTTCTTCCAAGGGAACGATGCGGTGATGGCCCAGTTGGTGAAGGACATGAACGCTGGCACGGTGGGCGCGATCCTCATCGCAGGCACCAATCCCGCCTATACACTGCCGAATGCGGAGGAGTTCAAGGCGGGCTTGAAGAAGACCGGCCTGACGGTGAGCTTCAGCAGCCATGCCGACGAGACCGCCAGCTTGTGCAACTGGATCACTCCCGACCACCATTGGCTGGAAAGCTGGAACGATCAAGTCCCCACATCCGGGCACTACGCGCTCACCCAGCCCACGATCCGTCCGTTGTTCGACACCCGCCAATGGGGCCAGAGCCTCTTGGCATGGAGCGGTGTGGACACCGATTGGCACAGCTTCGTGCAGAACGTCTGCAAGGATACCCTTCCCGCAGGGGGCGGCACCCTGAACAGCTGGGATCAAAGTGTCCATGACGGAGTCTACGCCGGCACTATCAGTGAGACGGCCGAGCCCACCGTCTTCAGCGCCGATGTGGCCCAGGCTGCCGGCAAAGTCCGCGAGATCACCAAGCAAACAGGGGATTGGGAAGTGGAATTGTACACCTCCGAAGCACTTGGCAGCGGCCTGCACGCGAGCAATCCGTGGTTGCAGGAACTACCGGACCCCATCACAAAGGCGACTTGGGACAACTACGTCTGTATCGCCCCGGAAGACCTCAGTGAACTCACCGGCAAGACCTTCAAAGAGCTCTATATCGGCCAGGAAAGCCCGGCGCAAGTATTGAAAGTGACGGTGAACGGCATCGCCATGGAGCTACCAGCGATCATGAGCCCCGGTCAGGCACCGAAGACCTTGGCAGTTGCCCTTGGTTACGGCCGTGGCGCCAACGGTGAGCGTGTTGGCCGCGCCGCCTGCATGCGCAATGCGGACGGCAGCCCGGCCCCGGTAGGCAAAAACGCTTATCCGTGGACGTCCCTTCTTGACAACACCGTGCGCTATTCCGCGCCAGCTTCCGTGGAAACGACCGGCGGTACCTACGCCATCGCCCTCACCCAGACCCAGATGACGGGCATGGACCGCGAGAGCATCGTGAAGGAGACCACCTACACCGTGTGGGCCTTGAACGAGCCGCGTGAGACCTACAATGAGCTGGAGACCCTGGCCGTCCATGAGGATGTGAACAACGACGGCAAGGTGGACGCGCAGGACCGCGTGCCGGCAACCTCGATCGACCTGTGGGCGGACCACCCCATCGCCGAAGTGGGCCATCGTTGGGGCATGAGCATCGATCTCAACAGCTGCATCGGTTGCGGCGCATGCATCACCGCCTGCAACAGCGAGAACAACATCTCCGTGGTAGGCAAGGACGAAGTGCGCCGGAGCCGTGAAATGCATTGGTTGCGCATTGACCGTTATTACAGCTCGGACACGCACACGGATACCGAAGGCCTGAGCTGGGCCGGGCGATTGTCGGAAATGGAGCGCCCGAGCGAGCAGCCATCGGTGATCTTCATGCCGGTGATGTGCCAACATTGCAATCATGCGCCTTGCGAAACAGTGTGCCCTGTGGTGGCTACCACGCACAGTGAGGAAGGCCTGAACATGATGACCTACAACCGGTGCATCGGTACTCGCTATTGCGCGAACAACTGCCCCTACAAGGTCCGTCGCTTCAACTGGTTCAATTACGTCACCGAACAATTCGGCGATGTGAACCCCGCTTGGGATGACCTCGGGCGCATGGTACTGAATCCCGATGTGGTGGTGCGTGGGCGCGGCGTGATGGAAAAGTGCAGTCTCTGTGTGCAACGGATCCAGAACGGTAAGCTCGAAGCGAAAAAGCAGAGCAGGCCAGTGAAGGACGGCGATATCGAGACCGCTTGTTCAGCCGCTTGTGGCACCGGGGCCATCATCTTCGGCGACCTCAATGACAGCGGAAGCCAAGTGCGTGCCGGTCGGGACAATGCCCGCGGCTACCAGATGCTCGAGGAACTCGGAGTCCAGCCCAATGTGACCTACTTAGTGAAGGTGCGCAACATCGAAGAGAAGGACGAACACCACAAAGCCTAA
- a CDS encoding c-type cytochrome yields the protein MSFVLRLLKRSIGLLHLSALAAILLTVTSVSAQVDQAQYDSGEKIFKANCASCHKPDKDMTGPAVKGATQRWEGKGDLHAWIKNSQAYIKTGNDHAKQLFETHNKIVMPPQAVSDADIAAILYYADNYGPPASAKPQTEAPAEKAPSSNWEWLVITGLLLLLVLLSLGGVRHQLSNAVREKQGLAAEPALGIWGRICRWAGRNKGWASVAVLLLLVWGAVLTWNFLFQIGVYGGETVAHYKPSQPILFDHTVHAGKDNLAINCQYCHSGAEKSRHAGIPSANVCMNCHKAVSEGPKTGTVEIAKIYASVGWDPATMTYTGNEKPIVWNKVHNLPDHVYFNHSQHVAVAKIECQKCHGPVDTGMDQAEQWAPLTMSWCLQCHNETEVKVAGSDNGYYKEIHRRLAQTPMGQRELKKYLEDEKITVRELGGWDCAKCHY from the coding sequence ATGTCCTTTGTACTCAGGCTTCTCAAGCGTTCCATAGGTCTGCTACACCTCAGCGCCCTCGCCGCCATTCTGCTGACCGTCACCAGCGTTTCCGCTCAGGTGGACCAAGCTCAATACGACTCCGGCGAAAAGATCTTCAAAGCGAACTGCGCCAGCTGCCACAAGCCGGACAAGGACATGACCGGCCCGGCAGTGAAGGGTGCAACGCAGCGTTGGGAAGGCAAGGGTGACCTCCACGCCTGGATCAAGAACAGCCAGGCCTATATCAAGACCGGCAACGACCACGCCAAGCAGCTCTTCGAGACCCACAATAAGATCGTGATGCCGCCACAGGCGGTGAGCGACGCCGACATCGCTGCCATACTGTATTATGCGGACAATTACGGACCTCCTGCCAGCGCCAAGCCACAGACCGAGGCTCCTGCGGAAAAAGCACCTTCCAGCAACTGGGAATGGTTGGTGATCACCGGACTGTTGCTACTTCTGGTGCTGCTCTCCTTGGGTGGTGTCCGGCATCAGCTTTCTAACGCGGTCCGGGAAAAGCAAGGGCTTGCGGCGGAACCCGCCTTGGGTATTTGGGGCCGCATTTGCCGTTGGGCCGGTCGCAACAAGGGATGGGCCTCGGTGGCAGTGCTGCTATTGTTGGTCTGGGGCGCTGTACTGACCTGGAATTTTCTCTTCCAGATCGGTGTGTATGGTGGTGAAACCGTGGCCCACTACAAGCCCTCGCAACCCATCCTGTTCGACCACACGGTGCATGCCGGCAAGGACAACTTGGCCATTAATTGCCAGTATTGCCATAGCGGCGCGGAGAAAAGCCGCCACGCCGGTATCCCCAGTGCCAACGTGTGCATGAATTGCCACAAGGCCGTCAGTGAAGGGCCGAAGACCGGCACGGTGGAGATCGCAAAGATCTATGCGTCCGTAGGATGGGACCCCGCGACCATGACCTACACCGGCAATGAGAAGCCCATCGTGTGGAACAAGGTCCATAACCTGCCCGACCACGTGTATTTCAATCACTCCCAACACGTTGCCGTGGCCAAGATCGAGTGCCAGAAGTGTCATGGCCCCGTGGACACCGGGATGGACCAAGCGGAGCAATGGGCCCCACTGACCATGAGCTGGTGCCTCCAGTGCCACAACGAAACGGAGGTCAAGGTGGCCGGTAGCGACAATGGCTACTATAAGGAGATACACCGCCGCCTGGCCCAAACACCGATGGGCCAGCGTGAGCTCAAGAAATACTTGGAGGACGAGAAGATCACCGTTCGTGAGCTTGGCGGCTGGGATTGCGCCAAGTGCCATTACTAA
- the infB gene encoding translation initiation factor IF-2 has protein sequence MSETAGKSVRLSKVTRDFNLGVHTVVEFLAEKGHAVEESPNAKIPGDLYALLEKEFGQDKAEKEASKQVIQERQEREVVALASVPEPVAPPESASAPPVADAQVAPAAPAEKKAAPKAKSTEPAAPAEPSAAASDVFRATTLRVTGPKTIGKIDLDSGKKGRPAAKVLGPEKPAPAEKPAEKPAAKVEVLKAVAPEPETIRVNVEKLAGPKTVGKIELPKERERKPSDRDKDRGRRKRIVKPGPVNVGRVVQQEQRNAPSGRPGELDENAVKRKVSETLARLTGGGGSKGRGAKRKGDKRQERYQRREEENQARQLAGRTLQVTEFVTASELASMMDVPVTDIIKAYFSLGMMVSINQRLDAETLAVIADEYGFKVEFVGADVQDTMVEEADDPERMVPRAPIVTVMGHVDHGKTSLLDHIRKANVIAGEAGGITQHIGAYSVTLDNGKRIAFLDTPGHEAFTAMRARGAQVTDIAIIVIAADDSVMPQTREAINHAQAAGVPMVFAFNKIDKEGANAEKIRDQLSQMNILVEEWGGKFQTQEISAKKGTGIEQLLDKVLLEADLLELKADPEKRATGVVIESTLEVGRGYVTTLLVEGGTLHKSDILLVGQYSGRVRNMFNERGQQVTEAGPSVPVSILGLDGAPNAGDRFHVMADEREARQIATRRQQLQREQGIRTHKHITLDEIGRRLAIGDFKELNVIVKGDVDGSVEALTDSLLKLSTESIKVNVIHKAVGPIAESDVLLASASNAIIVGFQVRPTVGARKLAENEEIEIRLYSIIYDAIEELKLAMEGMLTPKEVENVIGTAEVRDTFRISKVGTVAGCYVLDGKITRNSKIRLIRDSIVVYTGELSDLKRFKDDAKEVTHGYECGLSIKNFNDIKVGDNIEAFEMVEVKRTLEG, from the coding sequence ATGAGCGAAACGGCAGGAAAATCGGTGCGATTGAGCAAGGTGACACGGGACTTCAACCTCGGTGTACACACTGTGGTGGAGTTCCTCGCCGAGAAGGGGCATGCCGTGGAGGAATCCCCGAACGCGAAGATCCCCGGAGACCTCTATGCCTTATTGGAGAAGGAATTCGGGCAGGACAAAGCAGAGAAGGAGGCAAGTAAGCAGGTGATCCAAGAGCGCCAGGAGCGTGAAGTGGTCGCCTTGGCCAGCGTGCCGGAACCCGTCGCACCGCCGGAATCGGCCAGCGCACCTCCTGTGGCGGATGCCCAGGTCGCGCCAGCCGCGCCAGCGGAGAAGAAGGCTGCGCCCAAGGCCAAATCAACAGAACCTGCCGCACCCGCAGAGCCGTCCGCCGCGGCATCGGACGTCTTCCGCGCCACCACCCTACGGGTCACTGGCCCCAAGACCATAGGGAAGATCGATCTCGATAGTGGAAAGAAAGGACGTCCGGCCGCAAAGGTGCTCGGGCCTGAAAAACCGGCACCTGCGGAAAAGCCCGCCGAAAAGCCCGCCGCAAAAGTGGAGGTGCTAAAAGCGGTCGCCCCTGAGCCCGAGACCATCCGGGTGAACGTGGAAAAACTTGCCGGGCCGAAGACGGTCGGCAAGATCGAGCTGCCGAAAGAGCGTGAGCGCAAACCCAGCGACCGGGACAAGGACCGCGGCCGCCGCAAGCGCATCGTGAAACCCGGCCCCGTGAACGTGGGGCGCGTGGTACAACAAGAACAACGCAATGCTCCATCCGGACGGCCCGGGGAGCTTGATGAGAACGCTGTGAAGCGCAAGGTCAGCGAGACCCTCGCCCGTCTGACCGGCGGTGGCGGAAGCAAAGGCCGGGGCGCAAAACGCAAGGGCGACAAGCGGCAGGAGCGCTACCAACGTCGTGAAGAGGAGAACCAAGCACGTCAGCTCGCAGGCCGCACATTGCAGGTCACTGAGTTCGTAACGGCCAGTGAACTGGCCTCCATGATGGACGTGCCCGTCACCGATATCATCAAGGCCTATTTCTCCTTGGGCATGATGGTGAGCATCAACCAGCGCTTGGACGCCGAAACGCTTGCGGTGATCGCCGATGAGTACGGCTTCAAGGTGGAGTTCGTCGGCGCCGACGTGCAGGATACCATGGTCGAAGAGGCCGATGATCCCGAACGCATGGTGCCGCGGGCACCGATCGTTACCGTCATGGGCCACGTGGACCACGGCAAGACCTCCCTGCTGGATCACATCCGCAAGGCCAATGTGATCGCCGGCGAGGCCGGTGGAATAACCCAGCACATCGGTGCATACAGCGTGACTTTGGACAATGGCAAGCGCATCGCCTTCTTGGACACGCCCGGCCACGAGGCGTTCACAGCCATGCGTGCCCGTGGTGCGCAGGTCACCGACATCGCCATCATCGTGATCGCGGCGGACGACAGTGTGATGCCGCAGACCCGCGAAGCCATAAACCACGCGCAGGCCGCGGGCGTGCCGATGGTCTTCGCTTTCAACAAGATCGACAAGGAGGGCGCCAATGCGGAAAAGATCCGCGATCAGCTCTCCCAGATGAACATCCTCGTGGAGGAATGGGGCGGCAAGTTCCAGACCCAGGAGATAAGCGCGAAGAAAGGCACCGGTATTGAACAGCTACTGGACAAAGTGCTGCTGGAGGCCGATCTGCTCGAACTGAAGGCCGATCCTGAGAAACGGGCCACCGGTGTCGTGATCGAAAGTACGCTGGAGGTGGGCCGCGGCTATGTGACCACGCTTTTGGTGGAAGGAGGAACCTTGCACAAGAGCGACATATTGCTCGTTGGCCAATACAGCGGTCGCGTGCGGAACATGTTCAATGAACGTGGCCAGCAGGTCACCGAGGCCGGGCCTTCGGTCCCCGTCTCCATCCTCGGCCTGGACGGTGCCCCTAACGCGGGTGACCGCTTCCATGTAATGGCCGATGAGCGCGAGGCGCGCCAGATCGCCACACGTCGACAGCAGTTGCAGCGCGAACAGGGCATCCGCACCCACAAGCACATCACGCTGGACGAGATCGGGCGTCGTTTGGCCATCGGGGACTTCAAGGAACTCAATGTCATCGTGAAAGGCGACGTGGACGGCTCCGTGGAGGCCTTGACCGATTCCTTGCTGAAACTCAGCACCGAGAGCATCAAGGTGAACGTGATCCATAAAGCAGTGGGCCCCATCGCGGAGAGCGACGTACTGCTCGCCTCGGCATCGAATGCCATCATCGTCGGCTTCCAAGTTCGTCCCACCGTTGGCGCTAGGAAACTGGCCGAGAACGAGGAGATCGAGATCCGCCTTTATTCCATCATCTACGACGCCATCGAGGAACTGAAGCTGGCCATGGAGGGCATGCTCACCCCGAAGGAGGTGGAGAATGTCATCGGTACCGCCGAAGTGCGTGATACCTTCCGCATCAGCAAGGTGGGCACGGTGGCCGGTTGTTATGTGCTGGACGGCAAGATCACCCGGAACAGTAAGATCCGTCTGATCCGCGACAGCATCGTGGTGTATACCGGCGAGCTCAGCGACCTCAAGCGCTTCAAGGACGACGCAAAGGAAGTGACGCACGGCTACGAATGTGGCCTAAGCATCAAGAACTTCAACGACATCAAGGTCGGCGATAACATCGAGGCCTTCGAGATGGTAGAGGTGAAGCGTACGCTGGAGGGGTAA
- the nusA gene encoding transcription termination/antitermination protein NusA, with the protein MSTVNLIESFGEFKDIKNIDRVTMMGILEDVFRGVVKRKYGEEAKFDIIINPDKGDLEIWLNREIVPDGEVEDEGLQIPLSEALKIEPDFEVGEEVSQEVKIPDFGRRNILSLKQNLQSRIMELEKDHIYEKYKERVGEIITGEVYQIWKRETLVLDDEGNELIMPKDQHIKTDFFKKGDTVRAVVWKVEMRNNSPVVLLSRTAPEFLEKLFEQEVPEVADGLITIKRIVREPGERAKVAVESYDDRIDPVGACVGMKGSRIHGIVRELRNENIDVINWTTNDSLLIQRALSPAKVGEIKLDEVNKRAEVYMKPDQVALAIGKGGHNIKLAGKLTGFDIDVYRDSDEVTDDVDLDEFRDEIEPWIIEALKNIGCDTARSVVEIAPEDLAKRTDLEEETVTEVLRVLKLELTK; encoded by the coding sequence ATGAGCACAGTGAACCTCATCGAATCCTTCGGGGAATTCAAAGACATCAAAAACATCGACCGGGTGACCATGATGGGCATTCTGGAGGATGTGTTCCGCGGCGTGGTGAAACGGAAATATGGCGAAGAGGCCAAGTTCGACATCATCATCAACCCGGACAAGGGTGATCTGGAGATCTGGCTGAACCGCGAGATCGTTCCCGACGGCGAAGTGGAGGACGAGGGCCTGCAGATCCCCCTCAGCGAAGCTCTGAAGATCGAGCCCGACTTCGAGGTTGGAGAAGAGGTGAGCCAAGAGGTGAAGATCCCCGACTTCGGCCGCCGCAACATTCTTTCCCTGAAGCAGAACCTCCAGAGCCGCATCATGGAGCTGGAGAAAGACCACATCTACGAGAAGTACAAGGAGCGCGTGGGCGAGATAATCACCGGCGAGGTGTACCAGATCTGGAAGCGCGAGACTTTGGTGCTCGACGATGAGGGCAACGAGCTGATCATGCCGAAGGACCAGCACATCAAGACCGACTTCTTCAAGAAGGGCGACACCGTTCGCGCGGTGGTGTGGAAAGTGGAGATGCGCAACAACAGCCCGGTGGTGCTGCTCTCGCGCACAGCACCTGAGTTCTTGGAGAAATTGTTCGAGCAGGAAGTGCCCGAAGTGGCCGATGGACTGATCACCATCAAACGCATCGTGCGCGAGCCCGGTGAGCGCGCCAAGGTGGCTGTGGAGAGCTACGATGACCGCATTGATCCGGTAGGCGCGTGCGTGGGCATGAAGGGCAGCCGCATCCACGGCATCGTCCGCGAACTGCGCAATGAGAACATCGACGTGATCAACTGGACCACCAACGACTCGCTGTTGATCCAGCGCGCATTGAGCCCTGCCAAAGTGGGTGAGATCAAGCTCGATGAGGTCAACAAGCGCGCCGAGGTATACATGAAACCGGACCAGGTGGCATTGGCCATCGGCAAGGGCGGGCACAACATCAAGTTGGCGGGAAAGCTCACCGGCTTCGATATCGACGTGTACCGCGACAGCGACGAGGTGACGGACGACGTCGATCTGGACGAGTTCCGCGACGAGATCGAGCCGTGGATCATCGAAGCCTTGAAGAACATCGGCTGCGACACGGCCCGTTCGGTGGTGGAGATCGCCCCGGAGGACCTGGCCAAGCGTACGGACCTGGAAGAAGAAACTGTGACGGAAGTGCTGCGCGTACTGAAGCTGGAATTGACGAAGTAG